AGAAACTAGACCTATTTTGGTATATAGAGAATTTAAAATactattttccttttcagaATTATCAAAATAGCTTGTATTTCTATCATTTGGAATTTTATATTCCGTATATGAATTTTTgtattctgttttttcttccctagctttatttttatgtgtattttGTGGGTCAAAACAGAATCCTAATAAATCAGTAGTGCAAGCTTCTTCTTTAGAATGTTTTAATCCTTTCCATGCTAATGTTTCCTTACGcttatttctttcttcttttgtgGACTCATCTTCAagtacttcttccccttcacTTTCCTGATCATGAACTATATTAGTATTTTGAGTAGAAGAATTATCCTTACACTTCAATACTACGACACCTTTATCTTTATCTTGATGAGTAATATTGCACTTTGAGTTTTTCATTCCCATGATAACATCTGTTGTCTTCATCtgattattcttttttctttatctttctTAATtggatataatttttttggtattCCTATTGATGACCTAGTGAAAAATTCTAATCCCCTGCTTCTTGATGCAATGTttgtttcatattttgtttccGAAGTTAACTTTTCATTACCTTTAATTGTAACATTATGGGTTAATGGCGAGTCAAAACATGAAAGAAATCCATAATCTTCGTACTTATAAGCAACACAccttacatttttaattttcatattaaattCTTCTGTGGAATCCTTAGACCCAGATTTAACTTTTGCGCTTGACATTTGGTtgtattttccattttcacaaCTTTCTAATACAGACAAGAGATTATTTGGATCATAAAATGGGTCACaactaaaatatttatggcATTCTGTGTTCcaatatttacaacattcctctttatgctttttgtataatattttaataaattcaaggtattttctataaatttCGCAATTAGTCTTATcagaaattatattttcttcaattttttcatagtttttaataaaatcatgcaaatatttcacatttttcctCTCTTCCATATCATGataagtaaaataataacggcataaatatttttttctaccttcATCTCCTGTTCtatttatatcattaatAATAAGTTCTTCTACatcatgaaattttttaagaacatCCAAATGTTTAATATTATACGAATTAGATCTTATAAATCTACTTATTTCATCAAATATCCATAACATTGAGTGATAACAACGATCTCTTCGTTGTATtacatcatttattttagCTAAttcatttacatttatttcgtGTTTGTAACATAGTTCcttcaattttgtgttttcattagtttaattaaatatagtattgcaatattttttgtagttATCAATGGAAACCTTATTATTAAATTccttatatatttcttcagAGTGTGatccttttaaaattatttcctaaacattataaagaaaaatgtagatCTAATAaattgtttctttttaaaaatacacgATTTAGCTTGAAAATAGATAATGTATtgaattataaatatgtactaataattttattaaatgtaaTATGAAATTGTACTAAATCAATTCCATTTAAATCTCccattattttaaaatttcctaTTTAACAGAAATTACGATTTTTCaaaagatatatttattgATATTTAAAGATTgataatatatgttataaCCAAATagtgtatataattttgtgttaattcacaaaaagaaaattatgctGGTAAACTTTCAAATGTAATTATAGTTCatgatttatttatta
This sequence is a window from Plasmodium cynomolgi strain B DNA, chromosome 3, whole genome shotgun sequence. Protein-coding genes within it:
- a CDS encoding VIR-like CYIR protein (putative) — encoded protein: MLWIFDEISRFIRSNSYNIKHLDVLKKFHDVEELIINDINRTGDEERKNVKYLHDFIKNYEKIEENIISDKTNCEIYRKYLEFIKILYKKHKEECCKYWNTECHKYFSCDPFYDPNNLLSVLESCENGKYNQMSSAKVKSGSKDSTEEFNMKIKNVRCVAYKYEDYGFLSCFDSPLTHNVTIKGNEKLTSETKYETNIASRSRGLEFFTRSSIGIPKKLYPIKKDKEKRIIR